A single Anopheles maculipalpis chromosome 3RL, idAnoMacuDA_375_x, whole genome shotgun sequence DNA region contains:
- the LOC126562004 gene encoding motile sperm domain-containing protein 2-like: MTLPEFLNPTAAQVAELRQLFKEKLEKDAAKVPVGGFHEHDMRWVFEGDGWLTKFLENNDLNMKDSLKQLWETMEWRKSSGINEIREDNIRMEYIHDGLMYPRGRDVDGKTVFIFKSKLYVRGTRNLDDLKKCFLYWIERIIREANDDLVTIVFDLTDAGLSNVDMDYTKYIINTFKNYYPCSLNYILIYDLPWILNATFQIIKKLLPAKAVDRLRNISNKNIREYIDDDNMPRSWGGRDDYVFEFIPERRRSMELPLMQNGTQNGILSKKVHFANLSPPESPMLEKANSSFPESSEGEMLRIKPQNTITFAKSGNELVGTVEITNVDTKDVSYKVKTTAPDKFRVRPSTGFLPPSASVTINVMLQHGQQIHTINREKFLVMCIGLTDENATSPQELTELWKNISAKDASVELHRLKCALPVNFDESGLESMFGSTVGKMSATGSDQYGAMGGMYDRSGGMMNMSGDKQINMLQQTITNLRDTTYRLEMQVKRNHRFQWITFVFFILLAVVIVYILKVEIKSNASEFCSGSERRH; this comes from the exons ATGACACTGCCAGAATTTCTCAACCCAACGGCGGCCCAGGTGGCCGAACTGAGGCAGCTGTTCAAGGAGAAGCTAGAAAAGGATGCAGCCAAAGTTCCAG TCGGTGGTTTCCACGAGCACGATATGCGGTGGGTTTTCGAAGGCGACGGTTGGCTGACAAAGTTCCTGGAGAACAATGACCTCAACATGAAGGACTCGCTGAAGCAGCTGTGGGAAACGATGGAATGGAGAAAATCATCGGGCATCAATG AAATTCGCGAAGACAACATACGCATGGAATACATCCACGACGGTTTGATGTATCCCCGGGGACGTGACGTTGACGGCAAGACGGTGTTCATCTTCAAATCGAAACTGTACGTCCGGGGGACCCGCAACCTGGATGACCTCAAAAAGTGCTTCCTGTACTGGATCGAACGAATCATTCGTGAAGCGAACGATGATCTAGTGACGATCGTGTTCGATCTTACTGATGCCGGCCTAAGCAACGTCGATATGGACTACACAAAGTACATTATAAACACGTTCAAAAACTACTATCCCTGCTCTCTGAACTACATTCTCATCTACGATCTTCCATGGATTTTAAACG CAACGTTTCAAATCATCAAAAAGCTTCTGCCTGCCAAAGCGGTCGACCGGTTACGGAACatcagcaataaaaatatacgCGAGTATATCGACGATGACAACATGCCACGGAGCTGGGGTGGCAGGGATGATTACGTGTTTGAGTTTATTCCGGAACGGCGAAGATCGATGGAGTTACCGCTAATGCAGAACGGTACGCAGAATGGAATCCTCTCGAAGAAG GTTCACTTCGCCAACCTTAGCCCACCAGAATCGCCAATGCTTGAAAAGGCAAACAGCAGTTTTCCGGAAAGCAGTGAAG GTGAAATGTTACGGATAAAGCCCCAAAACACCATTACGTTCGCCAAATCGGGCAACGAGCTAGTCGGCACGGTTGAAATTACCAATGTGGATACGAAGGATGTGTCGTACAAG GTAAAAACTACCGCACCGGACAAGTTCCGCGTGCGTCCCAGTACTGGATTTTTGCCCCCATCGGCAAGTGTTACGATAAACGTAATGTTACAGCATGGTCAACAGATACATACAATCAatagggaaaagtttttggttATGTGCATTGGGCTGACGGATGAAAATGCTACCAGCCCGCAGGAACTGACCGAGCTTTGGAAG AATATTTCCGCCAAGGATGCATCGGTAGAGCTGCACCGTTTGAAATGCGCACTGCCCGTAAACTTCGACGAAAGTGGGCTCGAATCGATGTTTGGAAGCACCGTTGGCAAGATGTCTGCCACCGGTTCTGATCAGTACGGTGCGATGGGTGGAATGTACGACCGAAGTGGTGGGATGATGAATATGAGCGGAGATAAGCAGATTAATATGCTACAGCAAACCATTACCAATCTGAGGGATACGACGTATCGACTCGAGATGCAGGTCAAACGGAACCATCGCTTTCAGTGGATCACctttgtgtttttcattttgctcgCTGTAGTCATCGTGTACATACTGAAGGTAGAGATAAAAAGCAATGCGTCCGAGTTTTGCAGCGGTTCAGAAAGACGTCATTGA